In Dermacentor albipictus isolate Rhodes 1998 colony unplaced genomic scaffold, USDA_Dalb.pri_finalv2 scaffold_19, whole genome shotgun sequence, the sequence ccatatcaggtgcgactcgaggagctgtggagtcaccctgtagccggaagagacgaggtggcgcttcaccttctgccagtagctttcgattttttgggtgtgagcgcccgtgattgggtctacaaagttcatgctgtggttaacagcctcccattgcaaattcagtcttgctccgttagcccccactaagttcgggatgcagttgtatgcggcccattcatcactgtggatggtggttcccggttccacgttggctgcaataatggggcctagcgtcgccgcgtctcgtcggtcgaccttgaatagtcggagctccccggtggtcacgcagatcatgccgaatacccacggtccacgatctgcaatgccaccgtaattttggcggctcggcggaacgttgtcgcccgtcatcaggcggcctcgattgtattttcgcttgccgcgaaggaggcattcatcaatttgcacaatcctcccggggccaccgagtgggggtcgcgccagcagctcgtcccgcacgacctcacgagcgtagttcctccagtcggcgatgacatggtccgacagatgaagcaagtcgccggtcatctccttcatgagccacgtgcctatgtttttgctcacgcagtacgtgagccaaatcacttgccgcctggagACGTGGACGTTCGGGCGGCCGAGGCGGTCCGTGTTGGCGAAGTAACTTCCCTCACCTCTCTGCCCGTGCAGTGCAGCGGTACCGTGTAACTGCGACAGCTGCTTTCGGCACCTGTTGCACCGGAAGGCAGCCCGGCGTCCATTCTGAGTCTTCCTATACAATGTGACGACTTCGCCTTCGCAGGTTGGTTGGTCCGGGTTGAACGCCAGGTCCTTGCAGGTGCCCCAGTACTCTGACGACGCCACTCGACCTGGTCTGGAGTTGGGGCGCGGTGGGCGGACAGCGCTTGAAGCCGGAGCAAGCCGAAGCGATCGTACGAACTCTTCCTCCGCAGCTGCATCGCTGATAATTTGACAGATGGTGACAATATTGGGGTCAATTCTCGTGGCGGCCATGACAACGAGTGCAGCGAGAGACGCGGCTCGTCTTTTGTAGCCCCGGGATCCGTTACAGCAGAACCCTCTGTTAAGGACGGCTCACCCAGGAACGTTGAGGTAGCGTGGACCTGGCGGTCTGGAGCTTCAGGAACAGGCAGGGGCCCAGGCGCAGATGCGAGACGACATATTTTCAAGCTTCTTCGATCACGCAGAGCGACACGCAGTCTAGCTTGCTCAAACGTTGAAGCTCGTTGGCGGGGGCGTGTTTTATATAGCCTGGAACGCCCTCGCTCAGGAGAAGGAGAGAGGGCGAACGCTCTCCACACTTGCGGCCCCCGCTCGGTACACAGGAGAAAGCTCAACGGATTTTTTAACCGCGCTTGGGCCAGCACAGGCAAAGGCACtgacatgcacacacgcacacacacacacgcgcgcaccgTCGTGTACCCtgccgaggaggaggagaaggaacgaaagcacacacgaagcttaacGTTCGCGCTGGCTGAGAGGAAAGAGTACTGGCGAGCCTATGTAGACATCGGGACGTGGCGAGCGCGTGGGGAAGGAGACGAGAATGCGCGCACAAAGGCTAACGGCTCTTCGCCGTTGCGGATTTTCAACGAATGTTGGCAGCTCTGCGAATTTAAAACGCATGGGCTTTCGTCGTGGTTTTAGCAGCGCGACGCAATTGTGCACTACACAGGCCATTCGTAACACCTGTGGTGCGCGCATGGCTTCAGCTCTGAGTCGACAAGCTTTGAGCCGACAAGGGGCTTTCCAAATCCCCATGCACGCGTTCTGCAAGACAAGCGCAGTTTATTTAGTTGCTTTCAGCTAGTAAAATTTGAGAATCACGTTTCCTGTGTTCTTATGATATTACATATATGAACATCCAGGAGGTCCAAGAACATGTTAGAGCAGAACAAGAACGGCTCCAAGGAGCGGCTGATGTCGCGGACATCGGAACAGAAGTTTTCCATGTCTTCGACGTTAAAAATCGTTATTTCTAATAATTCTCATACGTTATAATGTATATTTATTCAGGTTTCATATCAGAGCTTTCCACGGAAGTTCGTTACGCTGCCCTTGTGCTGAAGCCATGCGCGCACCACAGGTGTTACGAATGGCCTGTGTAGTGCACAATTGCGTCGCGCTGCTAAAACCACGACGAAAGCCCATGCGTTTTAAATTCGCAGAGCTGCCAACATTCGTTGAAAATCCGCAACGGCGAAGAGCCGTTAGCCTTTGTGCGCGCATTCTCGATCTCCTTCCCCACGCGCTCGCCACGTCCCGATGTCTACATAGGCTCGCCAGTACTCTTTCCTCTCAGCCAGCGCGAACgttaagcttcgtgtgtgctttcgttccttctcctcctcctcggcaGGGTACACGAcggtgcgcgcgtgtgtgtgtgtgcgtgtgtgcatgtcaGTGCCTTTGCCTGTGCTGGCCCAAGCGCGGTTAAAAAATCCGTTGAGCTTTCTCCTGTGTACCGAGCGGGGGCCGCAAGTGTGGAGAGCGTTCGCCCTCTCTCCTTCTCCTGAGCGAGGGCGTTCCAGGCTATATAAAACACGCCCCCGCCAACGAGCTTCAACGTTTGAGCAAGCTAGACTGCGTGTCGCTCTGCGTGATCGAAGAAGCTTGAAAATATGTCGTCTCGCATCTGCGCCTGGGCCCCTGCCTGTTCCTGAAGCTCCAGACCGCCAGGTCCACGCTACCTCAACGTTCCTGGGTGAGCCGTCCTTAACAGAGGGTTCTGCTGTAACGGATCCCGGGGCTACAAAAGACGAGCCGCGTCTCTCGCTGCACTCGTTGTCATGGCCGCCACGAGAATTGACCCCAATATTGTCACCATCTGTCAAATTATCAGCGATGCAGCTGCGGAGGAAGAGTTCGTACGATCGCTTCGGCTTGCTCCGGCTTCAAGCGCTGTCCGCCCACCGCGCCCCAACTCCAGACCAGGTCGAGTGGCGTCGTCAGAGTACTGGGGCACCTGCAAGGACCTGGCGTTCAACCCGGACCAACCAACCTGCGAAGGCGAAGTCGTCACATTGTATAGGAAGACTCAGAATGGACGCCGGGCTGCCTTCCGGTGCAACAGGTGCCGAAAGCAGCTGTCGCAGTTACACGGTACCGCTGCACTGCACGGGCAGAGAGGTGAGGGAAGTTACTTCGCCAACACGGACCGCCTCGGCCGCCCGAACGTCCACGTctccaggcggcaagtgatttggctcacgtactgcgtgagcaaaaacataggcacgtggctcatgaaggagatgaccggcgacttgcttcatctgtcggaccatgtcatcgccgactggaggaactacgctcgtgaggtcgtgcgggacgagctgctggcgcgacccccactcggtggccccgggaggattgtgcaaattgatgaatgcctccttcgcggcaagcgaaaatacaatcgaggccgcctgatgacgggcgacaacgttccgccgagccgccaaaattacggtggcattgcagatcgtggaccgtgggtattcggcatgatctgcgtgaccaccggggagctccgactattcaaggtcgaccgacgagacgcggcgacgctaggccccattattgcagccaacgtggaaccgggaaccaccatccacagtgatgaatgggccgcatacaactgcatcccgaacttagtgggggctaacggagcaagactgaatttgcaatgggaggctgttaaccacagcatgaactttgtagacccaatcacgggcgctcacacccaaaaaatcgaaagctactggcagaaggtgaagcgccacctcgtctcttccggctacagggtgactccacagctcctcgagtcgcacctgatatggctatggtgggcatcgattaatgggcacatgcgctgcaaggactcgtttctgcgtctattagaagcgatcgcacggcgctacccagtgtgacaaagtaacggaaaataaagcgcactttttctgaccctttgcttttgtatgaatgtttcccggcattgctgcgcgcctccatacacggtaggcccgcggcgctgcacttccgcagtaagcgacgctcacttcgccttttgaaagccaagtgcaaaaagcaggcgatcgtgcaaaagcctagtgcagaaaccaggctcacatcaatctgcgctcaaaaaagcgatcgcataacagcctagtgcagaaaccaggcgcacaccaatctgcgctcggaaaagcgcgcgcaagcacgtagcgagccgcgccaatccaatccagaagccaaagaagaggggggaagtaatgtgtgacactaagttcagaactacccttCTGGCCTCCCGGGATTTTTCCTGCCGGCGGCTCTCACGTGTCGGCGTTCCTTTGGTCCGGGGAGAGTTGCCCACGCGCCTTCGTCGACGGAACGGCCGACAGGTGAGTATTCGTAGGTGTTCTGTAAGCGAAACGAAAGTCTTTCTGAGAGAGAACGTTGAAAATGTAGCCTGCAGATGCAGTGCTCTGTCGAGAGTTGGTGCTAATCTCGGTGCCACCGTACACCGGCACTGGCAGAAATCGTCGCAATAGCGATTTTAGGCATAATTTGAATACTCTTCTGAATTACTGGTAATTGCAACTGAAACATGTGTGTGTTTTGCACACTGGGTGCGTTGACTCCTGAAACTTGTTCCTGGGCAAGTTGAAGGTTACTTGGTTACATTTGAGGCAcctcaaaaagaaaaacaaaaagaacaccTGTATCATTTGCGGTTGCAAACCGCAAATGATACAGGTGTTTCCCATTCGGTTCCCCTACAGGTGTTTCCCAGGTGATTCCCATTTGCGGTTGCAAAGAACACTTTTGGTTGCCTTATCGCTCTGACTGTGACGCTTGTAAGAGGCAGGCTTCTTGTAACAGAATCATGATTGGCTGGTATCTGCGCTTCACGGCAGTTCGAGCACAATAGCAAGATGGTGATTATACGCCCAAGCGCGAAAAGCACAATGTAAGTTATATGAACACTTCCATTTGTCGGTAACCAACAAAACTAAAAGAAGCGATATTTTTAATTGTTACTTTTGAATTATTTAAGCATTTATGGTTAAAATTCATTACTGAGTTGAAAAACCAAGTACAAGAGAACAAATAAGTTATGCAGTATTATTTAGCAACGGTGACGCAAAGGTTCCCGACCTAATGCGAAGTGTTTTCTTTTCAGTGGTAAGCCGCACAGAAGAGGCGGCCCTTGTCATTCTGGCCGTGAATCGGTTGGTGCAGCCACGGCGTCGCTCTTCGCCCCAGCTTCCGCACCCAAGAGGGTGGTTCACAGCAGCCGGACGCAGCTGGCCGCTGGTGCAGCGTATTGTCATCCCAGGCGACGCCTTCACCAGCCTCGGGTTCTCGAAGCCTCCGCCCACCGTCTGACCATCGTAGCTGTACTGCGCAGTCTTAGCCGCTGTTCCAGCAGTGGCACTTGGCACAAGGACGAAGTGCGTTTCTTGGAGTACACCCCCAGCTTTTGCATAGCTGGCTCCACGTGTGGCGTCAAGAACTGCGCCGCTGTTGCCTTCGACGCACGGCCCTGGCCCACGGCGAGCACTACGAGATCTTCAACACGCGGGGACTTACAGTTCCGTGAGGACAAGCACTCCGCCGTTATTCTGACTGTGGAGGGCTGATTGTCACACAAGTTTTCATACTTTTCAAGCAGTACAAGGGCGTCTCGCTGTTGCTTGGAGCGTTATAGGCTTCCATAAAATCGGTTCTGCCAACTCTGACCGGGAAGCTGGACTGCGCCCTCGCAATTTTGCCCTTGTCGTGCTGCTCGAGGGACCGACAGATGACGCAACTCATCGGTGACTTCAGCCTTTTTCATGTAGTTTTTTTCTTGTACACTCCTGCTGCAAGTCGCACACACTTTTGTCCTTATTAATGCGAGATCTTGTATTTTTCTGCTTTGCGCAAATATAATTTTACCAAATGCTATGTTTGTTGACTGGCTGTAATTTTTCTTGCTAATCATTGCTTTTTCATTTTCGGAATTTACCCCTACCTGTTACGATAAAAGGCATGAGGTCTTCACTTCATATACGTATTACTCGATAAAttaaggtaaaaaagaaaaaggaacagaGGAAGGACATAGAGCTGCGAGCTTCGGCTCCACCTCGCTTTCTCTTTGTTTATTCATCTTGCTCTGTGTGCATTAATAAAGTTACAATGTACCAACTCGATCAAATCGTTTCCCTTGTCAATACTCTTTGCCTCGCTGTGGTTAGAGAAGTTGCATAAAGAGGAATAAAGCGCCCCAGAAAGGCTGGTCAATGTTTCAAAAGTGGTCAACGTTGCTCAATGGTGGACCTATCTGTGTCAGTGGCGGCCTTGTCATCCTCAGTAGATTACTTTTAACGGGTTCTTAAGGTAACGTCACCTGCTTTCGTCGGTTGCGGCTGGCTGTAAATGAAGACGGTGTAAAGAAGAAATGCAGTGCTGTCATTTGGTGTTTCTAGCCCTCGTGGCAGGAAAGACGAGAAGAAGGAGGAAGAAAAAGGGAAAGAGGAGTGGGAGTTGTTGGGCGATGAAGATATGATGCCTTCTAAGAACTCTTCAGAAACCGTAGTCGGCGTTCGTTTGCGGGTTTAAGAAGTCTGGTCTGTGATCAGCGCGGGGGCGACCCAAGGGACATGAGTTGAAAGAATGGCCTCAGTGGCCTAGTATCGGTGTGTCGGAAAAGTTTCGAATGGATGAAGTTAGCGATGTGGAGTCGCTGGGAAAGAACAGGGGCTGGTGGGTGGGATGTTGGCCTCAGCAGATGGGTTTAGGCGTCGTTGCGATGATATACAGAAGTGGCATGGTCCTGTGGCGCATAGGCACCGAAAACGCCATGCAGAAGTTTGGCACTTTGCGACGTGTCGGAGCCTGTTTTTAATTAAAGAAGAGAATTGGCAAAGGAAGCGTGAGGGGAGAATTGAACATCTGAGACGGTCTCGTATAATTGTGTCGTTTGCTTTTCAAGAGTGATATACGTGAAGACGCATGGAAAGACGCGGAAATATAAATGTAGTGGTATGGGAGAGGTAGGGAAGAGCTGGAAAAGGAGGCATAGGTAAGCTGAAGAATGTACGTTGGCTAGTAGCGTAACATAGTTTGGTGCCTTTATTAATGATTTGAAAATTTCAGTGGTAACAGCTTTTAGTGATCCTATGTTGCCACGTGCCAACTTGATTCCCTTAGGGCATACACATTTAAACTTGTGTACGAGTTGTAATTGTGCATAATTCCCTCTCACTTTGTGAACGGGAATTTGGTTATACTATATAAAGTCTTTCTTCGTCGAATACATGGCCGTGTTCATTTATGTGGCTGGCTGTGGTGGTTTAAAAAGCTGCGCTTTGTATCCGAGGGATGACCGTTCACGTTGGTATACCCGTCCCCATGTCGCTGATGTAGTTAATACAaaaatggcaaagttcaagtgggaaatgctgcaacatctgACATACAGCCCAGAGCTGTCGCCTTGTGACTTACACATTTTGGAGCATTTACAACAAAAAAAcacctcaagggaaccagattcgtgtgaAACAGACTTTTTGAAATAGCAACCCAAGGCATTTTACGAGACAGAAATCACGTACGccactcgttagtcagtgggacaaatgtctaaatgctcacggaaaatacttttaaataaagtacccagtttgtcatatatttgcattggctcactttcatttgacttgccctcgtatagtTTGCAGAAGTCTTGCTTTTTATAtgcgctctctgttgcgactatagtttcggtgcaattacaatacacgaccgacgacagctgctcctgcgcaatatattctagcaaaggacagcgtcattgagatttttccctgctcgttgcatatgtacaaaaatgtaaacaaggttcttgaatgacagagagagagagagagctgcaaatgagagaaaggcagggaggctaagaAAGTTTTATtcaaatatttgtcctcaacttgttcatttcattacctaaacatttttcatatcaggggcatcaacttgttcatttcatgacttacacgtttttcatatcagcggcatgcaccgctttcctggtttcgaactgatatagttctaaagttcgtgtgatacttGCTTTACCTattaaacaaagaaaacatggaagcattgatatcagttatttcaggCACAATATTTTAGGCATACGAGTTTAATCTTTTATGAAAAAGTActtattttacttgtcttgacagtgcctagcattcaagaattcacttgcagcatctttggcaatggcaacgcagttattaatattgtttaatgtatttgatctctcgacaatttctataaggaggaggccgagctgcaaagtgagctcccccccatcgaacgaaatgtctggctatgccactgcctTCTAGATACGTCTCAGAATTTAataacctcgttgtgagtagcgggagcgtccctgttgCCGTAAGGAGGAGGGGACTTGACGCTCcttacagaggaagcgcggtcggtgaggtcacgcgcagcctcgtgagcagactcattgaggtccAGGGGAGCACCCACTACCGACCCTAgatgagcgggaaaccagtggattgaactatgcgtgagagcatatggactccagccgctaagaagacgagcagatTGCTTCGCGATGCAACCTATTTGAAAAGCTCTAACTGCCGTTTTCGAACCGCCATAAATCTCTGACCCACGActgtctagcagggcgagggcgatcgcggcttgctcggcgactccggggtctggaGGGCCGAatggaggcgctattggaaatcttgccgctgaagtcgaccacaacgacgacaaaggtcttcccatcgctgtactccgcggtgtcaacgaagcttgctctaatgtctcgttgcttgatctgtttgaggatggctgctgctctggccttgcgtctgccctcgttgtggaaaggatggacgtttcggggcacaggggtcacttcaaaacttgtctcgaatgcacctagggatcgggatATTGACCATCGTggatcccgcagggtggtaactcagctcttcgaggatgcgtttacctgctgctgtggtgctcaggcaagTGAGTTGAGCGCGTTCCTGTGTTTCAGCAATCTCCTCGGCTGTGTTaggcacccccagcttgaggagatcctcggtatgggtcccgATGGGTAGCttgagagccctcttgactactttgcggatgagagcattgagcttgtctcgctgcgctctgagccagttgtgcatagaaatcgtgtacatGAAGTGGCATAGTatgaaggcattgatcagcctgaggaaattgttttccttcatgccttGGTGCCTGTTTGCAATTCTGCGAAcaaggcggaaagcgttgtccgtctttgcgatgatcttgcggagagccgttccgttcccgctgTGAATTCAACGAACATGCCCAGGACcagaataacgtcgaccctgggtatcacacCCCCGTCACAAGTGTGAAGACTGATGCCACTTTCGGAGAAtagcttccaatctttgggtctgcctcccttctcttttctgtaaagcataagctccgacttggcgggggagcatggAAGTCCATGGgccggagatactcctcgatcacgtcgatcgcctcctgcatggcttcttcgactctgccgatgcaccataaggtgatgtcgtcggcgtagatggtgctTGATGTACTCGATAGGTGCCAACCTCTcagaaagaccaatcatacagatgttaaaaaGTGTGGGGGGAGATGACAGAGCTCTGAGGAGTGCCCCACCCTCCGAGAGGCACATTGTCGGAGCGGAAGTCCACAATAcaaagcttggccttcctgtccattagaaaagagcagacgtagctgtggaatctggaaccgagacccaggtctaaAATTGTCTTTATGATGAAGGTGTGGAGCatgttgtcgaaagccttcttgaggtccagaccgagcagagccttgacgtctctggaacggccatccacaatctgattagtttcatggcatcctgcaaGGAGAGTCcagcgcggaagccgatcatgttgtacaaGTAAACCTCGTTGTATTCAAGGTACCCGTtgagcctgttgaggacgacgcgatctatgaccttgccgacgcaagaggttagagaaatcggcccgAGGTTCTCGATGTTCAGGGCCTTGCTGGGCTTGGGAACAAGCACCGTGCTGGCCATTTTCCATTCTGTAGTAACAACGCCGCTCTTCCAGGACCCTTTGACCTTGTCGGTCAGAAAGATGACCGACGTTTCGTCGAGGTtgctcaacattctgttggtgactccgttcGGACCctgcgcagacttgcggttgagcgcaaagatggcctgtctgacctcggcaacggagaagtctttgtccagctcggggcgtggagggcctcggtagtctgGAAGTTGGGTCGCTGGATCTCCATCACGATGGATGGGCAAGTACATCTGTATGAGTTTTGAgagttcatcgaccgtgtgagacctggtggcttttTGAAGCACCCGGGCCAACGCATGCCTCCGATTTGACTTCGAGCcactttcgtcgagaaggtgcttcagcataccccaggatttgccgttgcgcatctgtccgtcgatggattcgcagagctcgtcccactgctgctggcatagcgcctcgCAGTGGTCATCGATGACCTTGGTGAGCTCCGAGATCTTccttcggagtctgcgattgagcctttgacccttccatcggcggagcagggcaTTTTTGGCAAcgatcaggtgggcaagtctgctgtccatccgctcgacatCGAGATcggtttccactttcttggtggcAGCGGAAGTGGCGTTCCGGACGgcttcgcaccattcttcgagagtgACAGATGC encodes:
- the LOC139046628 gene encoding uncharacterized protein yields the protein MAATRIDPNIVTICQIISDAAAEEEFVRSLRLAPASSAVRPPRPNSRPGRVASSEYWGTCKDLAFNPDQPTCEGEVVTLYRKTQNGRRAAFRCNRCRKQLSQLHGTAALHGQRGEGSYFANTDRLGRPNVHVSRRQVIWLTYCVSKNIGTWLMKEMTGDLLHLSDHVIADWRNYAREVVRDELLARPPLGGPGRIVQIDECLLRGKRKYNRGRLMTGDNVPPSRQNYGGIADRGPWVFGMICVTTGELRLFKVDRRDAATLGPIIAANVEPGTTIHSDEWAAYNCIPNLVGANGARLNLQWEAVNHSMNFVDPITGAHTQKIESYWQKVKRHLVSSGYRVTPQLLESHLIWLWWASINGHMRCKDSFLRLLEAIARRYPV